The region TTTCCAACTTCATTATGCTGACCGCAGGGCTCGCTGGCGGAGCGGCCATTATTCCGTTCCTGCTTGGCTTGCCGTTCTATGTCGGGCCGATCCTGGCAATCTTGTGCGGCGTTGGGCCGTTCGGATATGTCTGGTTCAAGCGAAGCAAACGTCTGGCCAAGTTCGGCAATCAATTGCCGGATGCATTGGAACTGATCGCACGTGCTCTGCGAGCCGGGCACAGTCTCGGGGCCGGGTTTCACCTGGTTAGTGAAGAAATGCTCGACCCGATCGGAAGCGAATTCCGCAAAGTGTTCGAGTCGCAAAACTTGGGTGTGCCGCTGGAAGAAGCCATTCTCGACATGACCGATCGCGTGCCGAACTTGGACCTTAAGTTCTTCGGTACGGCCGTGATCCTGCAGCGTCAGACGGGTGGTGACTTGGCCGAAATCCTCGACAAGATCGGCCGTCTCGTGCGTCAGCGTATGGAACTGTTCGGACAAATCCAAGCCCTCACCGGCGAAGGTCGTATCTCCGGCATCGTCCTTTTAGGCATGCCTCCGGCGCTGTTCGGTGTCATGTGGTATTTGAACCCGACTTACGTGATGACCCTCTTCACCGATCCGCTCGGGCAAAAAATGTTGGCTGGTGCCATCGTCATGCAATTGATCGGTGCCTGGGTGATTCAAAAGATTATCGATATCAAGGTGTAACCAAATCATGTTCGATTCCGGTACCAACGGCGTACTTATCATTGCAGTCAGCGTCTTCGGTCTGTTCGCGGCAGGGATCTATTTCCTGGCGGACATGCTGATGAAAGACAAAAGCCGCGCCGAAGATCGACTGGATGGTCTGAAGGATTCCCACAAGCGTGGCGGTCGACCAGGCGAGAAAGGGGCCAAGTCCGGCGCCCTCGGTAAAGTCCTGGAAAAGGCAACCCCTTCGCTGGCCAAGCCACTTCAGCCAACCAACGAAAAAGACGCCAACAAACTGAAAGACAAACTCTCGCACGCAGGCTTCCGAAGCGAAGCAGCTCCAACGACGTTTCTCGGCTTGAAATTCGCCGGGCTAATAGCCGGCGTGCTGCTTGGCGGTGGAACGTTCTTCGTCCTCGGCGACTTCTCGCTGTTTGGAATTTTGAAGGCCGCCCTCGTCCTGGGTTTCTTCTTCTACTTGCCGGAGCTCGGCTTGTGGTATCTCGGCAAAACGCGAAAAGAACAAATTTTCCGCGGTCTGCCAGACGCGCTCGACTTGATGGTCGTTTGTGTCGAAGCTGGTCTCGGTCTCGACCAGGCCATGCGCCGCGTTGCGGAAGAAATGAAGAAAACCTACCGCGTGATTGCCGAAGAGTTCGGCATGTGCAACTTCCAACTGCAGATGGGTCGTGCTCGCGTCGACGTGCTGCACGAACTGGGGCAACGAACCGGGGTGGAAGATCTCCGTTCGCTCGCCGCGATTCTGATCCAAGCCGACAAGTTCGGTTCCAGTATCGCCCAGGCCCTGCGTGTTCAAAGTGACGCCATGCGAACACGTCGTCGGCAGATCGCCGAAGAGAAAGCTGCCAAGACCGCGGTGAAGATGATCTTCCCGCTGGTGTTCTTCATTTTCCCGGGCATTTTCGTCGTGCTGGTCGGCCCTGCCGCCATCACCGTCGTTCGAGAAATGCTACCAATGATGGCTGCTAACTCGTAGGATCGCAGAAAGTTTAACGATTCTACGCGTCCTAACGGCCAGGTCTCTGCTTCTGTTGACCTGGTCGTTGGTTGGCCGATGCATTCTGTGAATGAACCATAGCGCCCTCGGTCAGCAGGGGCGCACCTCGCAGAGTGAACCCACGGAAGGCGGTCACGCATGAAGATCGGCACCCTCTTTACCCAATCCATCTTGGCAACCCTGATGTTCTGCTCCGTCAGTCAGGCAGGGTGGCACGAATTCTGGGATCGTACGCATCTCGATTATGCCCGCAACAAATGCTGGCCATCCCCATTCGTGGAACAGGACCGTGCCTCGGTACGTAACTATTACGATACCATGACCGCCGCAGGTATCCGCCTGCAAAACACGCTCAGCGATCACTACTTCGACGCGGAAACTGGCGAACTGACACGTGCTGGTACGCTGAAGATTCGTACCATCCTGATGAGCGCCGAAGGCCGCCGCGACATCTTCGTTATGCAGGGACTCACCCAGCAGGAAACCGAAGCCCGCATCTCGGCCGTCAAAGAAGGCGTCGCACAGTTGGTCGGCAGCCCCGACGCAACCGCCATCTATGTCAGCCCAGATCAGCCATCCGGCCGTGCTGCGGATTACATCGATGACGTCTGGCGTCGCGAACGTTCGTCGATTCCAGCTCCACGTCTCCCGAGCTTCGAGGGGCAATAAGCCCCCTGTCCATCTCAGCCACTCTACAACTTACCGCCTTCTCTGCGCTCATGGTTCGCGCAATTCGGTAGAGTGGCTCGCTGAAAATGCCGATGCAATGATAGGAAACACTATTCATTGCGGAAGACCTTTTGCTAGCGGGTCTCCGCGGCCGACCCAAACCAGTGCATGGAGGCAACGGCCCAACGGGGCCCTGCGAGGGATCGATGCGAAAAATGACCGCGAAACGCGTACTGAATCGATATGGACGTGAACTGCTGTGTGCCGGATTGGCCTTGCAGGGAATGCTGATTGTCCCGGCCCTGGGCGACGCTGCCGAGCGCCCCAAGCCGATCAATCAAATGAGAGCGATCTCGGAAGATCGTGATAGCTCCAGCGAGTTTCGCCTGATCCAGTTCACCGACGACGGCAACAGCGGTGGATCGAGCTCGATCGGTTCCGCCTTCAAAAAGGCTGGCGACTCGATCAGTGGATTCTTCAAGTCGGAACCGCGCGAAGCGGTGCCAGAGAACGATCCAATCAGCCTTTCCAGCATGCCGGACGAGATTGGCCCGAATGTCTTCCTGAGTGCCGCACGCATGATGGAAAATTCGGGCAACGCTGAAGGTGCTGAGCGGCAGTACAAGAAATGCTTGGATAACTTTCCTGACAACCGCGTGGCGCTGATCAGTTACGCACGACTTCTGCATCGCACAAACCATTTGGAAGAGTCGCTTTCTTACTATCAGAAAGCGGACAAGGCCCATCCCAAAGATGCGGTGATCTGCAACGACATGGGTTTGTGCCTGGCTCGAATGGGTCGCAAAGAAGAAGCGATGGCCAAGTTCCATCAAGCCACCGTTTCCGCTCCGGAAGATCCTCGTTATCGCAACAACATGGCCATGGTATTGGTCGACGCCGGTCGCAATGACGAAGCGTTGTCGCAATTGGTTTATGCCCACGGTAAAGCGAAGGGGCATTTCAACCTGGGCGTGCTCCTTTACCGTAAGGGGAATCAGCAAGCGGCTGCCGATAACTTCCACGCGGCACTGCAAGAGGACAGCACGTTGTCGCAAGCCAAAGACATGTTGGCTCGCATGGATGGAAGTGGTGCGGGATCATCAGGCCCTTCGATTCCAGCCGCTCCAAAATCGAACACGATGTTCATCAGCGATCAGCCACAGTCGAATTCGGTTCGTGGTGCCAAGCCAACGCCTGCGGACATCACGCCAGCGAAAACGTCGAAGCTGCCTCCGACGCCAGATCTGGAAGCACCACGCCTGTTGCCACCGATTAACTAGTTGGTGGCAGAAGTGCCGGCAGGCGTCTTGGCCTGCTGGCAGAGCTCGGCAAGGGCCTGCATGATGATCGGCCCCACCTCGAAGCTGCAGCTGTTAATCTCGCCATACTGCGGCGTGCTGCGGCCATAAGCGAATGGCGGCTCTCGATCCCACTGACGCTTGGGCATGATGTACCCAATCTCGTCGTTCGCTAAGCCAAACAGCAGATAGGGATCGTCTTGCATCAGTTCCGAGACGATCGGCTCGATCGGAGCGTTGGGAAAATCGACATTCTCTTCGGCCGGATCAGGAATGATTCCGTTCACTAGTTCCGGGTACAGCTCGCCAGGGATATTCAATACCTTCAGTTGGCCGAGCGTAACGATCGAAACCTCGGTGACAATCGCCGCACGTTCCGGACGATACTCGCGCGTCACTTGCTTGCCCCATTGGTTGGGACTGTCGAGCCACTGGTAACTGATGCGTCGGATCACGTTCAGCGAACGGGCGAGACGGTACAACGGATTGTCGATCGGAATGGCGACTTCTTTGCGCTGGATACGAATCGGCGTCAGCTCGAGCGGTTGCGCGTTTCGTAACGCATCGGAGATTGCCTCAGCGACTAAGTTGCCATACGTTTCCGCGTATTCAAAGGTCGTCAGCCGCATCGGAGTGCCCGCAGCGTCGTAGATGCCGTCAGGCGGAGGCGCGAGCAGCCCACCGATTGCGCCACTAACGTAAACCGTCGGACAGCCAAACAACGCATGCAAACGCTGCTGGGTGTAATTCGGGAAGTCAGCGGTGATCCGCGTATTGCCGGCCCCAAGCGATTCTGGATGGGCGGTGCCCTGAACAAGTAGCCCGACCGGTTCGCCGTCGACTTTCGAGCGAAAACAGAGAGCACGTAGTGTCGGATCGATCACCGTCGGCAGGCGACTGTCGTGAACGAGGTCGGGACGATCGATCTTGGCGAACTCGGCGGAGACCGGCTGCAGGGAATGTTGTAACTGCGTAACCAATTGAACCACGGTCTCTTCGACACGTGCGTTGTACTTCTCGTCGACGCCTCGCTTGATTGGGGATTCGCCCCAGATGCCAATCGTGTCGGGGCCTTCATGGTTGTGGGTGCAACAGATAGTCAGAAAGTCGATGCCGGGCAGTTGCTGGCGAATTTCAACCGTCGATGGATACGACCAACCGATCAAGTCCAAGCTGACAATCGCAACGGTTGTCTCGCCATCCGAAAGGAGCATCCCGCGAGCAAAGAGCGGATCGTGCACCGAAGTGGCCGCTCGTCCGTGGTAATAGCCTGCCATCCAGACTGCCCTGGGAGGCGTAACGTCCGGCGTGATGTCGGCGTGACCGATGGCAAAGTGAAGGGAACCAGCAACCGCGAAAGAGGGCAGGGCAACATAGCTCAACGCCAGGCAGGCAAATACCAAGATGCCGGTAGAAAATCGCACCTGTTTTCACACCCCTCAGAAATGGAAAGATTGCGTCGATTGCCGTGCCCAAACTGAATCTTAATCTGGCACGCCGACCGCAACAATTCAAGGCCTAACCTATCGACCAACGAACCGCTGAGAAGGAAGTAAATCCATCGGCAGACATGGATGAGAACGATACCCAATTGAACGTTCGGCAAACGGAAATTCGGTAGGAAAAGAAATTAAATCAGAGGTCGCAATGTGCGAGCCATGGGGCCAGAATTCTAGGGAATTGTGTTTACCCTAATTCAGAGGCACGAGCCGCTGCGCCGCAGATTCAATTAATTATAACGAAGTATTGACCAAGTGTACAAAAGGTTTGCGCGAAAAAATCGCTTTCAAGGGCGTTTCCGCCGAAAACCAGGGCAAAGTCTGCGCGTCTGACAGAGCGAAAATAAGGGCACCCAATCCAGCATGCTCGGCATCGAAATTCGCTCGGCATCGATCGTTGAAAGATCGCAGATGGAGGACTAGGAAGGCCTGGAGGTCTTAGTGGTTCTCAGCAGCATGGGGAAACCCGTAGTGGGGTCGTCATTTGCGCGAAATCTGCCACAATGGCGAAACGTAGACGACCGGGAACGCATCTGATATTTTGGGCATCTATGGACAGCACCGGATCAGAACTGCCGACAAGCGCTTGGAAGTCCGAAGAGGAGCTGCTAGAAGCTCTTCGACGGCAAGATGACGATGCGTTCGAATATCTCGTTCGATCGTACAGCGGTCGCATGCTGGTCGTTGCCAAGCGTTTCCTAGGGCAAGATCAAGACGCCCAAGACGCTGTGCAAGATGCTTTCCTGTCAGCGTTTAAGGCAATCGGAGATTTCGAGGGGAACTCGAAACTATCGACCTGGCTGCATCGAATTGTCGTCAACGCCTGCTTGATGAAGCTGCGAACACGGAAACGGAAACCGGAAAAACCGGTCGAAGACTTGTTACCGCACTTCGCCAACGACGGTCATCGAGACCGCGCAGAACCATCGTGGGCAGTAACGTTTGATACGGCAGTTCAAAGTCGTGAAACGCGAGAACTCGTTCGGCAACGAATTGAAGAATTACCGGAAAGTTACCGAACCGTTTTGCTGCTTCGTGACATCGAACAATTAAGTACTGAGGAGACCGCGGCCCGACTCGATTTGAGTAATTCAGCCGTCAAGACGCGGCTACACCGGGCACGGCAAGCACTAAAAACTCTGTTGGATCCGCACATGAATAGCGGATACTAACGATGAAATTGACTTGTAAGGAACTCTACGAATTCATGGGCGATTACCTTGAGGGTAATTTGCCTGACGACGTGATGTGTGTGATGAAAACACACATCTCACGCTGTCCGTGTTGTGAGCACTATCTGGAAAACTACCGGACAGCAATGCGTCTGGGCGTTTCCTGCTGCAAAGAATACGCAGAGGATGAAGTCCCCACGTCCGTTCCAGAGCCACTGGTCCAAGCCATTCTGGAAGCACGTAAGAAGTCTCAATAAAAAAACGCCGAGCTATGAAAGCTCGGCGAAGTCTTGATATTTGGTGACCGGCATGTTGGATTCATCATGCCGTATGGTTTGCAACTAGCCAGCTTTCTTCATCAGCCATTTGATGACGCCAACTATCCCACCAATCAGGCCGCCAAGCATTGCGCCACTCCAGATACCCCCTTTGCCAATCCATGGAATTGGGGCTTTTTTGGTGGTGTTTCCGAAGCGGTCTGTTTCTTCGGCAAAGTAAATGCCGCAGTGTGGGCAGTTATCGCCAGCACCAACGTGGTCGGGGATTTCCTTGTTACACTTCGTGCAATACTTGTACTCCACCAGTTCCATCTGCTGCATGTCTTGGATTTGCTGATTCATCTGAGATTCCATATTGGAACTCATCTGATTCATGCGATTGACCATGGACTGATGCTGATTGGAGAGAGCTTGGTCGCGCTCGGCCTCTTGGCGAGCAATTTCCATTTCACGGCGTTGCGATTCTTCTTGGCGACGCCGTATTGCTTCTTCCATGGCTCGTCGCTGCTCTTCGGCACGCTTCTCGATTTCGCGACGGTTTTTCTCGTGCTGCTCGCGTTGTTGTTTGACGAAATCGTCCATCCCTGTCGGAGCATAAGGAGAGGGTGGAATCGAAGGCATGTTGCCCATTCGCGGACCGTTTCCACCCATGTTCGGGTTGCCTTCGCCGCCTGAGTTTGTGTTGACCGCAGGCGGATCAGGAATCTGGTCGTCTTCGCCTCGGTTTTCCAGTTCGCCGCGAAGATAAACCTGGTCTTCGTCGCCCAAGTCGTAGAACGAAACTTTATGTGCGGTACGTCCTTGCAAAAGAACGACTTGCCCTTCGTGCATGCGAACAAACTTGGCTTTGATTTCGTTGCCCTGCTTGTCGGTCCATTGGCGGTAGTCGAACAGGTCGCTACGACGGCTGCGGCGCGTTGGCTTGTCGTCATCTGCATCGCCCATCGATTCGCGTTGGGAGTCGATGTACTTTTTGTCTTCGTCGCTGAAACGTTCGATCGGAATCGTAAACGTTTGACCGTTCGAATTGATTTTTACTTTGCCGTCGTCGGTGATTTCTTCGAGTGCACCAGAGAGCTTCTGCCCTTTGGCATCGGTCCACTCACGAACTTCGGCGGCGCTCGCGGATGCGACAAATAGGCCGATCAGAAAGAGGGCCAATGGAATGCGGCTTGCTGGCATAGTAAGCTCCCATCTTGGGTTTTGCCGTCAGCGCCTTACCCTTGCGTGACGTCTTGTTTAGGAGTCGATGGAAAATGTGCTCTTCAAGTTCCGTGTAATCGAATCCTTCCAGGGAAGTCACGCGATATTGTAGTGATGGAATATGCTTTGACTACCCGGCAGAGGTATCAGCATCATACAAATATCAGTGGACAGATGTCAAATATAAAATAGCGTTCTGTGGTCGAAAAAAAGTCCGTTTCCTGTTCGGTCAGGGGGGATGAAGTCGATTCAACGACGGTCGGCAGCTTGATTTTCATGGTCCAAAAATGGAGTGACCCGCAACAATGACAATCCAAAGTCAATATTCCGCCTATCTTGCCAATCAGGCCGTCCTTCCGAATACCGATTTAGAGGTGATCGACAAGTTCACACAATCGGTTGCCACCAAAGTACCGCTGGCCGATGCCGCGATGATGGAAAAAGCGATCGCAGCCGCTGCCGAAGCCGCGCAACCGATGGCTGAGCTGCCTTCATACAAACGGCAAGAGATATTGCAGCATTGCGTTCGCCGTTTCGAGGAACGAAGCGAAGAATTAGCGGAGGCTCTCTGCGTTGAAGCAGGCAAGCCGATCCGCGATAGCCGAGGCGAGGTAACGCGTTTGATCGATACGTTTCGCGTTGCCGCCGAGGAGTCGACCAGGATGCTCGGCGAAGTGATGCCGTTGGATATAAGTGCCAGAGCCGAAGGCTATCGCGGAATGTGGAAACGCGTTCCGATTGGTCCTTGCGCGTTCATTACGCCGTTCAATTTTCCGCTGAACTTGGTTGCCCATAAAGTCGCTCCAGCACTCGCCGTCGGATGCCCGTTTGTGCTGAAACCTGCGAGTAAAACACCGATCGGGGCGTTGTTGGTCGGCGAGATCTTGGCCGAAACCGACCTACCGAAAGGGGCTTTTTCAATCCTGCCCGCCAACCGCGATGCGGCCGATTTGTTGGTTACCGATGATCGCTTGAAAAAACTCAGCTTCACCGGCTCGCAAGATGTTGGTTGGAAATTGAAATCCAGTGCCGGCAAGAAGAAAGTGACGTTGGAACTTGGTGGCAATGCTGCGTGTATTGTCGATGAAGGAACCAATTTAAAAGATGCAGTGCAACGTATTGTGTTTGGTGCGTTCTATCAATCGGGCCAAAGCTGTGTCAGCGTTCAGCGGATTCTCGTTCATCGCTCCGTTTACGACGAGGCCGTCCAGCTTCTTTGTGAACGAATTGCGACACTCAAAGTCGGAAACCCGATGGAAGAAGAGACGTTTGTCGGGCCGATCATTTCCGAGTCGGACGCGGAACGTATCGAAGCCTGGATTCAATCTGCCCAAGATGCCGGAGCAAAAGTGCTTGCCGGAGGCAAACGAGATGGGATACTCGTCGAACCAACCCTTCTGGCCGATGTCCCGAAAGATGAAGCCGTATGTGCAAAGGAAGTGTTTGGCCCGGTCGCGGTCGTAAGCCAGTTTGACGACTTCGATGAAGCCTTAAGAATGGCCAACGATAGCGACTTCGGACTTCAAGTTGGCATCTTTACCCGCGACATTCAAAAAGTGATGAAGGCCTGGGATACGATGGATGTCGGTGGCGTGATCATTGGCGATGTTCCTTCGTGGCGTGTCGATCACATGCCGTATGGTGGTGTCAAAGAAAGTGGCATCGGCCGCGAGGGGGTTCGTTTCGCAATGAACGACATGACCGAGATTCGTAATCTGGTCATTCGCAACGTACCAGATTAAAAGGCCTGCTATGATACGGTTCCCAGGGAAGTCGATAGAAAATTTCGCTGGGAATCTGTTTAATTCGCGACGCGATCAGCTATGATAGGTGTCGCTGCGATATCTCGGGCCATGTCCGTTGTTTTCGCTAACTGCTCGTGATTTCACACGGTCAAATTACCTGCCCACAACTACGACCCGCCTTCAAGGAATCTGCTGATGACTCGTCGATTGGCTTACTCTTCTGTCTCGCTATTTACCGCGGTAATGCTTGTTTCTGTTTCACTCGCGGAAGAGCCGGTAACCAAAGCATTCGTCAACGGCGAAGGTCCCGGTTGGGTAGCGCTGGGGAAAGATGATTTTACCAAGGTGAACAGCAACGACGACACGTGGAAGTTCAACGAGGATGGCTTGATTGAATGCACCGGCAAGCCTGTCAGTGTGATGCGAACCGTCAAGCAGTACACCAACTTCGAGTTGGTTTGCCAATGGCGTCATCTGAAGTCGGCTGGCAACAGCGGGATCTTTGTCTGGACGATTCCGTCGTCACTCGAAGCATTGACCGGCCCAGGTCTTCCGCAAGGAATTGAAGTTCAGGTGCTCGACGTCGGTTATAAGACGCGGTACGAAAAGGATGGCAAACGTAAAGCGGATTGGTTTACATGCCATGGCGATGTGTTTCCCGTGGGGGCAGCAAAGATGAAGCCGTTTCCACCCGTTTCGCCTAATGGTCAGCGCAGTTTCCCCTCCAAGGATCTCAGCAAGGGGACCGGCGAGTGGAACCACTACTATGTGCGAGCGATCAACGGAGAGGTTCGCCTGTGGGTGAACGGCGAAGAAGTTTCCGGCGGAACCGGATGTACGCCTGCGACTGGTTTCCTGTGTTTGGAATCGGAAGGCTCGCCGGTCGAATTCCGCGGTTTGAAAGTTCGAGAGCTGCCATAAGCTGGCGTGTTCAATTCATAAAAAAAGGCCGTCAACTTGCGTAAAAGTTGACGGCCTTTTTCGTTTGATATTGCTTTGGATCAGACGGTCAAGCGACGCTGAATTGCCTTCGGATCGATTGGAATGATCTTCGTGGTCGCTGAGTAATCTGCAACCAGTACGCTGCGGGCCTTCTTCTGCTTCTTCAGTTCGTACTGAATCACATAGGCACCGATTTGCGTTCCGTTACCCGTGTAAACAGGTGGCCAGAACTCTTCCGGGCGACTCGAGAGCGTTTTCGCCAGGAGTCGGGTTCCACGTCCGGAGTAACCGCCGAGCATCATTTCCAGACGCCCTTGCGATTCGTGGTAAACGTAGATCAGGTAAGCTGGCTCGTAGGTGGTTTCATCCCACTTGCAGCAGCCCCAGCTACCATCTTCTTTTTCGTAATAGAAGCCTGGCGTGTCGGGGTTGTAGCTCTTGGAGAGCTGATCGCCGCCGCAGCACGACCCAGGAAATTGAACGTTCTTTTCGCGGTGACGCAGGTAAATCGGAATGGCCCGTTGGCTTGGGTCTTCCACTTCGTCTTGGCTGATGAACGGCTCGGTATTGAACGCGGTGGCCAAGCCCAGTTCGATGACCGGGTTGCTTCGAATACTACCGAGGCTGATCAACGCTTTGTCGCCATCGACGGCTTGGAAGCTGGAATAAACTTCATGACCACGTCGATGAACTTCTTCCTCTTCGGCTTGCCCGGGAGCCCATACGAGCGTCTGGAAAAGGTCTTCCGGCTGTGGAATCGGCGTGTCGCGTGACAGGTAACCATCGCCGCTCAGCGAGACCATGTCGCGAGGCAGATCGGTTTGACGGTACTTGGCAGTACCACCCAGCGTCGAAATACCGGTCAGCAGTTGCCCTTGCAGGATGGTATCGGATGCGACGACCCAAGCCCCTTCTGCCCAGTTTTCGTCAGCTCGGATACCGAGGCACATTTCCACTCGCTTACGTCGAGCCAGCAATTCCCAGAAGTTTTCAGGCTCAACGGCGAACAACGCGCCTGGCAGTTGGTTCGCTTCGGCATAACCATGCTTGATCAGAAAGTCGCAGACCTGAGCAAGGGCCGAAAGCGGAATGTATTTCGCTTCGTTCTTCAACAGCGAAGAAACCTGGTGCCGATCGAGTCCGGTGAAGTCGCAAATCGCTTTAATGGTGCCAGGACGTTTCTTAGGATCTGGCGAATGATTAAGCAATTCTGCAAGGCGAAACGAGAATTTCATCGTGATTCTCCGAGCGTTTTTTTGCTCTACCTAATCTTGGAATTAACAGGGTTGAATCTTCCCCAGGAAGCATGCCATCGACATTCGTCCCTTCGAGCGTCCCTGCGACCGCGGCTTCCGCGGACTTCAAGTCATATCTTAATGATGACTATCTTACCTTTGATGTCAACGTGACTTTCGGCACCCTTAGGCAATTTCTGGGTAAAAGTCTCCCTAAGATACCGTACTTGCACGTCGTAGGACGTATTCCAGCGGTAAACACGCAGATGGCGTGGAGTAAGAAAAATTCGAGAAGATTGGCTTTTGGCCTAGATTCGGCGATTTTGCAGACTTCGCTGGTTCAAGTATTCCCAGAAGATCGCCCCTGGATTGCTATCCGTACATGCCACAAGGTGATCGCAGTTATTGCGTGTTGCGATATCAGCCAACTGCGTGTTGAAGCGATTCACGGCTTTCAGATAGGAAGATCGTATATCCGCTGGCTGGGCGATTTGCTGGGCATCCACTTCCAGACCGACGAAGCGAATCATGCCGTCCAAGTTGAAGTTGAGTTCATGGTCGTGAATCACTTGAACGAGCACGACATCATGTTTATTGAAGCGAATTCGCTGAATCGCATTCTCCAGCGTTTCTAAATCGCCGAAGAAGTCGCTGAAGATCATCACGATCTCACGGCGAGCCATGCGTTGGCTAAATTCGGACAGACAAGCGTGGAGGTCGGTATGATCTTCGGCACTCGTTTCATCCAAATGCTGCGACATGCGAATGATCTGCGGTAACGCATTGCTGGCAGGGATGTGACCACGTATTTGTGTATCGAATGTCGTGAAGGAAACTTTGTCTCCTTGTCGGACGATGCTATGGGCTAGGCTCACCGCAAGCCGCGATCCATACAGCATTTTCTGAGTCGCTTCTTCGCCGTAGCGCATCGACTTGCTGATATCGAGCATCAAGTGACAGACGAAATTGGTTTCCATTTCGTACTGTTTGATGAAGTACTTGTCGCGCGTGAAGAAGACACGCCAGTCGATGTGCTTGGGATCGTCCCCCGGCACGTATTCGCGATGTCCAGAAAACTCGACAGCGAATCCCGAGGCTGGTGACTTATGCGCACCAGCCAAATTGCCGCTCACTAACCCTCGCGGCTCCAGCGAGCGACCGGAGAGTTGACGTAGGAATTCGTAGTCGAGATATCGAGACAGGACGCCGCTATTCACAAGCACACCTTAGCAAATTAGTTTCACGCTTAAGCAGCGGGGCAAGCGTAGGTTTTCTCAGACGAAACTTCTTCCAGCAGCATTTCGATTAGCTTGTCACTGGTGTAGCCATTGGCTTGCGCCGAGTAATTCGCAGCCAGACGATGTCGCAGGGCCGGTTTAACCATTGCTTGGACATCGCCGATGCTGGCGTGATAGCGGCCGTACAGAATCGCTCGGGCCTTTGCGCAAGTTACAAGTGTCAACAAACCACGCGGCCCGGCACCCCAAGCGACCCACTGATTCACAAACGAGGGGGCTTCTTCCGAGCCTGGTCGAGTGGCTCGGATCAGTGCCCAGGCGTAGCCAAGGACCTGATCGCTTACAGGAACACGTTTGACGAGATCTTGAAATTGAACGATCTGCTCGCCACTCATGCATGCGCCGATCGCCTCTTGCGCACCAGAGGTAACACGGCGTGCAATTTCCCACTCTTCGGCAC is a window of Bremerella sp. TYQ1 DNA encoding:
- a CDS encoding sigma-70 family RNA polymerase sigma factor, which codes for MDSTGSELPTSAWKSEEELLEALRRQDDDAFEYLVRSYSGRMLVVAKRFLGQDQDAQDAVQDAFLSAFKAIGDFEGNSKLSTWLHRIVVNACLMKLRTRKRKPEKPVEDLLPHFANDGHRDRAEPSWAVTFDTAVQSRETRELVRQRIEELPESYRTVLLLRDIEQLSTEETAARLDLSNSAVKTRLHRARQALKTLLDPHMNSGY
- a CDS encoding DUF1080 domain-containing protein encodes the protein MTRRLAYSSVSLFTAVMLVSVSLAEEPVTKAFVNGEGPGWVALGKDDFTKVNSNDDTWKFNEDGLIECTGKPVSVMRTVKQYTNFELVCQWRHLKSAGNSGIFVWTIPSSLEALTGPGLPQGIEVQVLDVGYKTRYEKDGKRKADWFTCHGDVFPVGAAKMKPFPPVSPNGQRSFPSKDLSKGTGEWNHYYVRAINGEVRLWVNGEEVSGGTGCTPATGFLCLESEGSPVEFRGLKVRELP
- a CDS encoding type II secretion system F family protein codes for the protein MFDSGTNGVLIIAVSVFGLFAAGIYFLADMLMKDKSRAEDRLDGLKDSHKRGGRPGEKGAKSGALGKVLEKATPSLAKPLQPTNEKDANKLKDKLSHAGFRSEAAPTTFLGLKFAGLIAGVLLGGGTFFVLGDFSLFGILKAALVLGFFFYLPELGLWYLGKTRKEQIFRGLPDALDLMVVCVEAGLGLDQAMRRVAEEMKKTYRVIAEEFGMCNFQLQMGRARVDVLHELGQRTGVEDLRSLAAILIQADKFGSSIAQALRVQSDAMRTRRRQIAEEKAAKTAVKMIFPLVFFIFPGIFVVLVGPAAITVVREMLPMMAANS
- a CDS encoding aldehyde dehydrogenase family protein is translated as MTIQSQYSAYLANQAVLPNTDLEVIDKFTQSVATKVPLADAAMMEKAIAAAAEAAQPMAELPSYKRQEILQHCVRRFEERSEELAEALCVEAGKPIRDSRGEVTRLIDTFRVAAEESTRMLGEVMPLDISARAEGYRGMWKRVPIGPCAFITPFNFPLNLVAHKVAPALAVGCPFVLKPASKTPIGALLVGEILAETDLPKGAFSILPANRDAADLLVTDDRLKKLSFTGSQDVGWKLKSSAGKKKVTLELGGNAACIVDEGTNLKDAVQRIVFGAFYQSGQSCVSVQRILVHRSVYDEAVQLLCERIATLKVGNPMEEETFVGPIISESDAERIEAWIQSAQDAGAKVLAGGKRDGILVEPTLLADVPKDEAVCAKEVFGPVAVVSQFDDFDEALRMANDSDFGLQVGIFTRDIQKVMKAWDTMDVGGVIIGDVPSWRVDHMPYGGVKESGIGREGVRFAMNDMTEIRNLVIRNVPD
- a CDS encoding type II secretion system F family protein, which produces MLTLVVLITVFVGVATLVGAVAIVFRGDANPEIESRLEILTGRGKSDGGKDGQQGSGITRTSDSHDGALEEYIAKYFNLRLFLDQAAMETSVSNFIMLTAGLAGGAAIIPFLLGLPFYVGPILAILCGVGPFGYVWFKRSKRLAKFGNQLPDALELIARALRAGHSLGAGFHLVSEEMLDPIGSEFRKVFESQNLGVPLEEAILDMTDRVPNLDLKFFGTAVILQRQTGGDLAEILDKIGRLVRQRMELFGQIQALTGEGRISGIVLLGMPPALFGVMWYLNPTYVMTLFTDPLGQKMLAGAIVMQLIGAWVIQKIIDIKV
- a CDS encoding tetratricopeptide repeat protein; translation: MTAKRVLNRYGRELLCAGLALQGMLIVPALGDAAERPKPINQMRAISEDRDSSSEFRLIQFTDDGNSGGSSSIGSAFKKAGDSISGFFKSEPREAVPENDPISLSSMPDEIGPNVFLSAARMMENSGNAEGAERQYKKCLDNFPDNRVALISYARLLHRTNHLEESLSYYQKADKAHPKDAVICNDMGLCLARMGRKEEAMAKFHQATVSAPEDPRYRNNMAMVLVDAGRNDEALSQLVYAHGKAKGHFNLGVLLYRKGNQQAAADNFHAALQEDSTLSQAKDMLARMDGSGAGSSGPSIPAAPKSNTMFISDQPQSNSVRGAKPTPADITPAKTSKLPPTPDLEAPRLLPPIN